In the Sarcophilus harrisii chromosome 3, mSarHar1.11, whole genome shotgun sequence genome, one interval contains:
- the B3GNT5 gene encoding lactosylceramide 1,3-N-acetyl-beta-D-glucosaminyltransferase: MFGSGRRVKKWQFVQLCATCFLLSLMVFWGPLDTHVVSHVKSYSYRYLINSYAFVNDSLSLRHHPDGGAGFRYLINHREKCRDQDVLLLLFVKTSPENRQRRDAIRQTWGNDRFARARLNANVKTLFALGSPGEPLQSERERLQRELLAEDREHHDLIQQDFADTFYNLTLKLLLQFRWVNAYCAHAKFVMSADDDIFIHLPNLIAYLRSAEQGGVQDFWVGRVHRGSPPVRDKSSKYYVPYEMYQWPAYPDYTAGAAYVISGDVAAKVYEASQTLNSSLYIDDVFMGLCANKMKIVPQHHVFFSGEGKAPYHPCIYEKMITSHGHLQDLQDLWEAATDSQVKTISKGFFGEIYCRVVKIMLLCKIKYVDTYPCRAAFY, translated from the coding sequence ATGTTTGGGAGTGGCCGCCGAGTGAAAAAGTGGCAGTTTGTGCAATTGTGCGCCACTTGCTTCTTGCTGAGCCTCATGGTGTTCTGGGGGCCCCTGGACACCCACGTCGTGAGCCACGTGAAGTCCTACTCGTACAGATACCTCATCAACAGCTACGCCTTCGTGAACGACAGCCTGTCTCTGAGGCACCACCCGGACGGCGGCGCCGGCTTCCGCTACCTGATCAACCATCGGGAGAAATGCCGCGACCAGGACGTGCTGCTCCTGCTCTTCGTGAAGACCTCGCCCGAGAACCGCCAGCGGCGGGACGCGATCCGCCAAACGTGGGGCAACGACCGCTTCGCCCGCGCCCGGCTGAACGCCAACGTCAAGACCCTGTTCGCGCTGGGGAGCCCCGGCGAGCCCCTGCAGTCGGAGAGGGAGAGGCTGCAGCGGGAGCTCCTTGCGGAGGACCGAGAGCATCACGACTTAATCCAGCAGGACTTCGCCGACACGTTCTACAACCTCACCCTGAAACTGCTCCTGCAGTTCCGATGGGTCAACGCGTACTGCGCGCACGCCAAGTTCGTGATGTCGGCCGACGACGACATATTCATCCACCTGCCCAATCTCATCGCCTACCTGCGGAGCGCGGAGCAAGGCGGGGTTCAGGACTTCTGGGTAGGGCGGGTCCACAGAGGGTCCCCGCCCGTGAGGGACAAGAGCAGCAAGTACTACGTCCCCTACGAGATGTACCAGTGGCCCGCTTACCCGGACTACACGGCGGGGGCCGCCTACGTGATCTCCGGGGACGTAGCGGCCAAGGTGTACGAGGCCTCGCAGACGCTCAATTCCAGCCTGTACATAGATGACGTGTTCATGGGTCTGTGtgccaacaaaatgaaaattgtacCGCAGCATCATGTGTTtttttctggagaaggaaaagctCCCTATCACCCGTGCATTTATGAAAAAATGATAACATCTCACGGACATTTGCAAGACCTGCAGGACCTCTGGGAGGCAGCGACGGATTCTCAAGTCAAAACGATTTCTAAAGGCTTTTTTGGAGAGATATACTGTAGAGTGGTTAAAATAATGCTTCTTTGCAAAATTAAATATGTGGACACCTATCCTTGTAGAGCAGCATTCTACTAA